One Numenius arquata chromosome 10, bNumArq3.hap1.1, whole genome shotgun sequence DNA segment encodes these proteins:
- the LOC141469460 gene encoding uncharacterized protein, giving the protein MVVLGLFQIAFSTVCVVSGFIDGVFRMESQLGKTRAPVWAGMVMGVPGVLALFSSQRKNPVLVNVLIVASIISCVAILIVIVYSSLTLNYGEEEELSSAPIHVIHTRFVLNKVVKGANIAMLAASICSAFVVLVMAYLGCRSLPRCSCYDSETGMEWLQPSEDQNQAVEMVCAVQSPGDRIFNFPDRFPAQDLDAEEDASKPPPYIRMA; this is encoded by the exons ATGGTGGTGCTGGGTCTGTTCCAGATAGCCTTCAGCACGGTCTGCGTTGTCAGCGGGTTCATAGACGGCGTTTTCAGAATGGAGTCTCAGCTGGGCAAAACCAGAGCTCCAGTTTGGGCTGGGATG GTGATGGGAGTCCCAGGCGTcctggctttgttttcctctcagaGGAAGAATCCAGTTCTT GTGAATGTGCTGATAGTTGCGTCCATAATCTCTTGTGTTGCCATCCTCATCGTAATAGTTTATAGTTCCCTTACTCTGAACTATGGTGAAGAGGAGGAGCTGAGTTCTGCTCCCATCCATGTGATCCATACA AGGTTCGTACTTAATAAAGTAGTCAAGGGTGCTAACATAGCCATGCTAGCTGCATCCATCTGCAGTGCTTTTGTTGTGCTGGTGATGGCTTACTTGGGATGCCGGAGTCTTCCACGCTGCTCGTGCTATGATAGCGAAACTGGGATG GAATGGTTGCAACCTAGCGAGGACCAAAATCAGGCTGTGGAAATGGTCTGCGCTGTACAAA GTCCTGGGGACAGAATTTTTAACTTCCCAGATCGGTTTCCAGCCCAGGACTTAGATGCAGAGGAAGATGCATCCAAACCTCCGCCATATATCAGAATGGCTTGA